The sequence CTTGGTTTTTTTCCCTTTGGTCTCCTTGCCAGGGTCATTCTTGAAAGGAAGGAAGGTCTTACCGCCCATGTAATCTCTTAGAACATCCGGTATTTCGACCCCATCCTCCTTTTGGTAGTTCTCGAGGATGCAGCACAAAGTCCTTTCGGTTGCTGTGAGGGTTGAGTTTAACATGTGCACGTGTTTAGGTTTATCGTTACCCTGCACATGTATATGTGTAAGAAAAGTTAGGCCCTCGGGAGAGAGAACAGATTGTGAGACCACAACCACGAAAATAGTGGTTGAGGTGTTGTATAAATTTGtgttttcttgaatcttgttgGTCCTAAAGATGCCCTGGGATAGATTGTCTGTTGGCATGGTGTAAAATTCATGGAGAGAGGTTGACAAATCCATGCATTCTAATTTTACCTTTTTTTGTCCGTAGCGAGTTTCCAATCTTCGCGCCTGATAATCTGTACAGTTCGAGCAGGAGACCAGTTCTCTGTATGTGTTTGATGCCGGGAACCAACCCTCCAGGTCATACTTTTTTGCAGCTGCATCATTTAGTGCCCCGGAGACAATGGCTACAACTTGATAGGGAATTTTCAGCTGTTCCAGAATAAATCATCCATAAAGTTATTGAAATTCATTCATGGTGTCAAtataaagaaaaacaaaatgtgACCTTTAAATCAGCAGGTGTAGAGTAGGTTTCAAAACACAATTTTGCAGCAACCCATGTATAGTAAATTTTCATAGTTGACGCAATCATCGATcaaacaaggaaaattgaaggAGATACCATTTTGTAGAAATCCTCGGAATTTTTTATCATTTCTTCGTGCATCTCCCATGACTCATTTTCATTAGGGCTGGTTATACAGAATTGTTCCACCTTCTCAAACTGATGAACACGAAAAATTCCAAGGGTATCTCGACCATGTGAACCTGCTTCTTTACGAAAGCATGACGAGTATCCGGCATATCTGATAGAACACATTATTCATaagtaaaaacaaaaagaaaaagaaaaagtaaACAAAAGAAAGTCTCAACTGACTGCAAAAGAATAGGTTAAACTCTACAATCTAGCTATAAGACCATAGCAGGCCAAGTTACTCCATTGGTGATTAATGATGGGGATGTACTGAGATAATCTACCTCAAAGGCAGTTGTGAAGGGTGTATCCAATCGTCTAGGTGATATGCACAAAGTGGTTGTTCAGCTGTGGCAATCAGATATTTGTCATCTCCCTCACCAGTTACCTGTTGAACATACAATCAGACAAATTTTCACTAACCAAAAATTTTTTCCATTAAGACAGCCATTCAAGTGTATGAACGAAATTGCAAGCAATATCAGCATtgcataaaaaaaaatccaaacgtGGGATTTAGCAACGACATTTTTATCGTATGATAGTATAAAGAAACTCCTATCAAACAAAACATAAACCTGATCTGAGTCTCTCAAATTGAATCAATTCATTCGACTAGTTAATAATAGCATTAAATGATGAAGTGAACCAACACTCTTCAAGTGAGAATCATATGTAAACCAACAAAACACttcaactcaattcatatgctaACCCCAAAGGCGATCTGAACTAAACTCAACTACTGTCTTTCTTCATTTTAAACCTTAATGGTTGCGAGCACCCTCTAACATTACCTGTTTGGCATTGCTAATAATACTTGCTCTAGATATTGACAATATCGTCCATTAAAACATTTCAAGTTTGCGAGTGTATCAGGGACAAAAATATATCATGCAAAAATTTGTATGACTCATCAGAGcatcaaataacaaaaaatctaTTCTTCAGGTTATCATCACGAGGTTTCAGTAGCTTTTCAAATAATattaggcaaaataatagtcCTCGTGGAATAGACATCAACCAGAAATTTAGCAAAATATGGCATTGCAACACAAGAGGTGTGACAATGAAGGTGCCATTTTGGAccaaaaaattcatatatgGTCTCCAAATAACATGCTTTGCCACTTCGAATTGCTTAACAAAGTAAGGTCTGTCTCCAGCCACCATATGGATTTGTTACAATGATGTCTCAAAGGTCTTTTCAAAGAAATATGCGTTGTCTACACCAGTTCTCATAATACTAATCTCGAGTTGGTTAAACATTTAATAACatttaaaacaaaacaaaaataagctAAAAATGCACTAGTAAACGTAACAAAAGCAGCAGACAGGGGTCAGTTAAAATAAGTTCTTCAAAAACTCGGGAACCCATCTGAGCCATGGgtcaattataattttttttctagcgTGCAACTTATCAATCTCACAAAGCGTTGAGATATGGACTTTTTGTTTTCAGTTCCTACTATTTTATTTTCACCAGTTCAACACTCAAGGCCCAGTACAGCTTCAAGTGTAGCATGAAATTTCTCTAACAGTTAGTTTTTGATTTGTAAAACAAGTTAAAAATTACCTTGTAAAGTT comes from Henckelia pumila isolate YLH828 chromosome 4, ASM3356847v2, whole genome shotgun sequence and encodes:
- the LOC140864261 gene encoding serine--tRNA ligase-like; this encodes MLDINLFRAEKGGNPELIRESQRRRFANVDLVDEVIQLDIVWRQRQHELDELKKEFNKINKEIASLSIQGGDISGKIASTEENKQLTSKKEAVVQEALAALQSRLQIIGNLVHDSVPISNDEANNAVERSWGEGWTAPKLKNHVDLVELLGIADIKKGANVAGGRGFYLKGDGVRLNQALINFGLDFLEKRGFTALQTPFFMRKEIMAKCAQLTQFDEELYKVTGEGDDKYLIATAEQPLCAYHLDDWIHPSQLPLRYAGYSSCFRKEAGSHGRDTLGIFRVHQFEKVEQFCITSPNENESWEMHEEMIKNSEDFYKMLKIPYQVVAIVSGALNDAAAKKYDLEGWFPASNTYRELVSCSNCTDYQARRLETRYGQKKGNDKPKHVHMLNSTLTATERTLCCILENYQKEDGVEIPDVLRDYMGGKTFLPFKNDPGKETKGKKTK